Proteins from a genomic interval of Streptomyces sp. Tu6071:
- a CDS encoding M48 family metallopeptidase, with protein MSADPLNRASDGVRHAAGQPQPERAAVEVRRSARRRRTVSAYREGDRTIVLIPARMSAAEEQRWVTKMLDRLAAQEGKRRLGDAELTERAAHLSRQYLDGRARPDTVRWVTNQNTRWGSCTPAEGSIRLSHRLQGMPEYVIDYVLLHELAHLLVPGHGARFWALLDAYPRTERARGFLEGVVAARNLPHTLPETPAAPDTTD; from the coding sequence ATGTCCGCCGATCCCCTGAACCGGGCGAGCGACGGCGTCCGGCACGCCGCCGGACAGCCGCAGCCCGAGCGCGCCGCAGTGGAGGTGCGCCGCAGCGCCCGCAGGCGCCGCACGGTCTCCGCGTACCGCGAAGGCGACCGCACCATCGTCCTCATCCCGGCACGTATGTCCGCCGCCGAGGAACAACGCTGGGTGACGAAGATGCTCGACCGCCTCGCCGCGCAGGAGGGCAAGCGGCGCCTCGGCGACGCCGAGCTGACGGAGCGCGCCGCGCACCTGTCGCGTCAGTACCTCGACGGTCGCGCACGCCCCGACACGGTCCGCTGGGTCACCAACCAGAACACGCGCTGGGGCTCCTGCACGCCGGCCGAGGGCAGCATCCGCCTGTCGCACCGCCTCCAGGGCATGCCCGAGTACGTCATCGACTACGTCCTCCTGCACGAACTCGCCCACCTCCTCGTCCCCGGCCACGGCGCGCGCTTCTGGGCGCTGCTCGACGCCTATCCGCGCACGGAACGCGCGCGAGGCTTCCTGGAGGGCGTCGTCGCGGCCCGCAACCTCCCCCACACCCTCCCGGAGACCCCGGCGGCCCCGGACACGACGGACTGA
- the nudC gene encoding NAD(+) diphosphatase, with translation MPLTAPHGIDRAAHHRLDEAWLAAAWSHPRTRVFVVSGGQVLIDENEAGVTELVTTPSFEAPLTESHRYFLGTDEDGVSYFALQKDSLPGPIDQSARAAGLREAGMLLSPREAGLMVHAVALENWQRMHRFCSRCGERTSIAAAGHIRRCPACGAEHYPRTDPAVIMLVTDEEDRALLGRQVHWPEGRFSTLAGFVEPGETIEAAVRREVHEEAGIPIGHVEYVASQPWPFPSSLMLGFLAQATSAEITVDGEEIEEARWFSREELREAMEAGKVLPPYGVSIAARLIELWYGKPLPKPV, from the coding sequence ATCCCGCTCACCGCACCCCATGGCATCGACCGCGCCGCGCACCACCGTCTCGACGAGGCGTGGCTCGCCGCCGCCTGGAGCCACCCCCGTACCCGGGTCTTCGTCGTCTCCGGCGGGCAGGTCCTCATCGACGAGAATGAGGCGGGGGTGACCGAACTGGTGACGACCCCGAGCTTCGAGGCCCCGCTCACCGAGTCGCACCGCTACTTCCTCGGCACCGACGAGGACGGCGTGAGCTACTTCGCGCTCCAGAAGGACAGCCTCCCCGGCCCCATCGACCAGTCCGCGCGCGCCGCCGGACTGCGCGAGGCCGGGATGCTCCTGTCACCGCGCGAGGCCGGGCTCATGGTGCACGCCGTGGCGCTGGAGAACTGGCAGCGCATGCACCGCTTCTGCTCCCGCTGCGGCGAACGCACCTCGATCGCGGCGGCCGGGCATATCCGCCGCTGCCCGGCGTGCGGCGCCGAGCACTACCCGCGCACCGACCCGGCCGTCATCATGCTCGTCACCGACGAGGAGGACCGCGCGCTCCTCGGCCGCCAGGTCCACTGGCCCGAGGGCCGCTTCTCGACCCTCGCGGGCTTCGTGGAACCGGGCGAGACGATAGAGGCCGCCGTGCGCCGCGAGGTGCACGAGGAGGCGGGCATCCCGATCGGGCACGTCGAGTACGTGGCCAGCCAGCCCTGGCCCTTCCCCTCCAGCCTCATGCTCGGCTTCCTCGCACAGGCCACGTCGGCGGAGATCACCGTCGACGGCGAGGAGATCGAGGAGGCACGCTGGTTCTCGCGCGAGGAACTGCGCGAGGCCATGGAGGCGGGCAAGGTCCTGCCGCCCTACGGCGTCTCGATCGCGGCCCGGCTCATCGAGCTGTGGTACGGGAAGCCACTGCCGAAGCCGGTGTGA
- a CDS encoding mycoredoxin codes for MPGTVTMYSTTWCGYCRRLKGQLDREGIAYEEINIEQDPASAEFVEKVNDGNQVVPTVLVKAETGTEAVMTNPSLAQVKLALQG; via the coding sequence ATGCCGGGCACTGTGACGATGTACAGCACGACCTGGTGCGGTTACTGCCGCCGGCTGAAGGGCCAGCTGGACCGCGAGGGCATCGCTTACGAGGAGATCAACATCGAGCAGGACCCGGCCTCGGCCGAGTTCGTCGAGAAGGTCAACGACGGCAACCAGGTGGTCCCGACCGTCCTGGTGAAGGCCGAGACGGGCACCGAGGCGGTCATGACCAACCCCTCGCTCGCCCAGGTCAAGCTGGCCCTGCAGGGCTGA
- a CDS encoding dipeptidase, whose amino-acid sequence MSTTPSGADDAVGAVRAHVTAHRAAFLDDLAAWLRIPSVSAQPEHAADVRRSAEWLAAQLRATGFPTVEIWETPGAPAVFADWPAEEPDAPTVLVYGHHDVQPAARADGWHSEPFAPETREGRLYARGAADDKGQVFFHTLGLRAHLAATGRTSPAVHLKFLVEGEEESGSPHFRALIEERAARLTADTVLVSDTGMWNEDTPTVCTGMRGLVDGELVLHGPGQDIHSGSFGGAVPNPATVLARIVAALHDEDGHVAVPGFYEGVAPLSARERALFAELPFDEDAWLRTAFSHATAGESGHTTLERIWARPTAEVNGIGGGYQGEGSKTIIPSSAFAKLTFRLVDRQDPAAVEQAVRAFVEARVPAGIRAELTFGGATRPCLTPLGHPALAAVVAAMETAFEQPVRLTREGGSGPAADLADVTGAPVLFLGISVPSDGWHAPNEKVELGLLLKGAEATAHLWAGLASRSREAH is encoded by the coding sequence ATGAGCACCACCCCCAGCGGGGCCGACGACGCGGTCGGCGCCGTCCGCGCCCACGTCACCGCGCACCGCGCCGCCTTCCTCGACGACCTCGCCGCCTGGCTGCGCATCCCCTCCGTGTCCGCCCAGCCCGAACACGCCGCCGACGTCCGCCGCAGCGCCGAGTGGCTCGCCGCCCAACTGCGCGCCACCGGCTTCCCGACCGTCGAGATCTGGGAGACCCCCGGCGCCCCCGCCGTCTTCGCCGACTGGCCCGCCGAGGAGCCGGACGCCCCCACCGTCCTCGTCTACGGGCACCACGACGTGCAGCCCGCCGCGCGCGCCGACGGCTGGCACTCCGAGCCCTTCGCCCCCGAGACCCGCGAAGGCCGCCTCTACGCGCGCGGCGCGGCCGACGACAAGGGCCAGGTCTTCTTCCACACCCTCGGCCTGCGCGCCCACCTCGCCGCGACCGGCCGCACGAGCCCCGCCGTGCACCTCAAGTTCCTCGTCGAGGGCGAGGAGGAATCCGGCTCCCCGCACTTCCGCGCCCTCATCGAGGAGCGCGCCGCCCGCCTCACCGCCGACACCGTCCTCGTCTCGGACACCGGCATGTGGAACGAGGACACCCCCACCGTCTGCACCGGGATGCGCGGCCTCGTCGACGGGGAACTCGTCCTGCACGGCCCCGGCCAGGACATCCACTCCGGCTCCTTCGGCGGCGCCGTCCCCAACCCGGCGACCGTCCTCGCCCGCATCGTCGCCGCGCTCCACGACGAGGACGGGCACGTCGCCGTCCCCGGCTTCTACGAGGGCGTGGCACCCCTCTCCGCGCGCGAACGCGCCCTCTTCGCCGAGCTGCCCTTCGACGAGGACGCCTGGCTGCGCACCGCCTTCTCGCACGCCACCGCCGGTGAATCCGGTCACACCACCCTCGAGCGGATCTGGGCCCGCCCGACCGCCGAGGTCAACGGCATCGGCGGCGGCTACCAGGGCGAGGGCAGCAAGACGATCATCCCGTCGTCGGCCTTCGCGAAGCTCACCTTCCGCCTCGTCGACCGGCAGGACCCCGCCGCCGTCGAGCAGGCGGTACGCGCCTTCGTCGAGGCCCGCGTCCCGGCCGGCATCCGCGCCGAACTCACCTTCGGCGGCGCCACCAGGCCCTGCCTCACGCCGCTCGGCCACCCCGCGCTCGCGGCCGTCGTCGCGGCCATGGAGACGGCCTTCGAACAGCCCGTGCGGCTCACCCGCGAGGGCGGCTCGGGACCCGCCGCCGACCTCGCCGACGTCACCGGGGCGCCCGTACTCTTCCTCGGCATCTCCGTCCCCTCGGACGGCTGGCACGCCCCCAACGAGAAGGTCGAACTCGGCCTCCTCCTCAAGGGCGCCGAGGCGACCGCGCACCTGTGGGCAGGACTCGCGTCCCGATCGCGCGAGGCACACTGA
- a CDS encoding ABC1 kinase family protein — MSELPRKAVTRTAKLATLPLGFAGRATWGLGRRIGGASAELVGREVQQRTAEQLFKVLGELKGGAMKFGQALSVFESALPEELAGPYRAALTRLQEAAPPMPVATVRGLLAERLGEDWRKLFRSFDEEPAAAASIGQVHRAVWHDGRAVAVKVQYPGAGRALLGDLAQLGRVARVLGPVVPGIDIKPLVAELRERVAEELDYGLEAAAQQAHAEEFAGDPDVFVPGVVHQGPEVLVSEWVEGVPLAEVIASGTPEQRDRAGQLLAHFLFCGPARTGLLHADPHPGNFRLLPGDEGGGEEGWRLAVLDFGTVDRLPGGLPPIIGRSLRLGLGDDAEEVHASLRAEGFIREKVELDERAVLEFLRPMIEPASVDEFGFTREWLRGQAARIADPRSPAHHLGRKLNLPPAYLLIHRVTLSTIGVLCQLGARVRLREELENWLPGFAADCPEGELPGFWAEDEGPA, encoded by the coding sequence ATGTCGGAGCTTCCTCGGAAGGCGGTGACGCGGACGGCGAAGCTGGCGACGCTGCCGCTCGGGTTCGCGGGACGGGCGACGTGGGGGCTCGGGCGGAGGATCGGGGGTGCCTCGGCCGAGCTGGTGGGGCGGGAGGTGCAGCAGCGGACGGCTGAGCAGTTGTTCAAGGTGCTGGGAGAACTCAAGGGCGGGGCCATGAAGTTCGGGCAGGCCCTCTCGGTCTTCGAGTCGGCGCTGCCCGAGGAGTTGGCGGGGCCCTACCGGGCGGCGTTGACCCGGTTGCAGGAGGCGGCGCCCCCGATGCCGGTGGCGACGGTGCGAGGGCTGCTCGCGGAGCGCCTCGGGGAGGACTGGCGGAAGCTCTTCCGGTCCTTCGACGAGGAGCCGGCCGCCGCCGCGTCGATCGGGCAGGTGCACCGGGCGGTGTGGCACGACGGGCGTGCCGTGGCGGTGAAGGTGCAGTACCCGGGGGCCGGGCGGGCGCTGCTCGGGGATCTCGCGCAGCTCGGGAGGGTGGCGCGGGTGCTCGGGCCCGTCGTGCCGGGCATCGACATCAAGCCGCTCGTCGCCGAGTTGCGCGAGCGGGTGGCGGAGGAGCTGGACTACGGGCTGGAGGCGGCGGCGCAGCAGGCGCACGCGGAGGAGTTCGCCGGCGATCCCGACGTGTTCGTGCCCGGGGTCGTGCACCAGGGGCCCGAGGTGCTGGTGTCGGAGTGGGTGGAGGGGGTGCCGCTCGCCGAGGTGATCGCCTCGGGGACGCCGGAGCAGCGGGACCGGGCGGGGCAGTTGCTCGCGCACTTTCTCTTCTGCGGACCGGCCAGGACCGGGCTGCTGCACGCGGACCCGCACCCGGGGAACTTCCGGCTGCTGCCCGGTGACGAGGGCGGGGGTGAGGAGGGCTGGCGGCTGGCGGTGCTCGACTTCGGGACGGTCGATCGGCTGCCGGGCGGGCTTCCCCCGATCATCGGGCGGTCCTTGCGGCTCGGTCTCGGCGACGACGCGGAGGAAGTGCACGCCTCGCTGCGGGCCGAGGGTTTCATTCGGGAGAAGGTGGAGCTGGACGAGCGGGCGGTGCTGGAGTTCCTGCGGCCGATGATCGAGCCGGCGTCTGTGGACGAGTTCGGCTTCACGCGGGAGTGGTTGCGCGGGCAGGCCGCGCGGATCGCCGATCCCCGCTCCCCCGCGCACCACTTGGGCCGCAAGCTCAATCTGCCGCCCGCCTACCTGCTGATCCACCGTGTGACGCTCAGCACGATCGGTGTGCTGTGCCAGTTGGGGGCGCGGGTGCGGCTGCGCGAGGAGCTGGAGAACTGGCTGCCCGGCTTCGCCGCCGACTGCCCGGAGGGCGAACTGCCCGGCTTCTGGGCGGAGGACGAGGGCCCCGCGTAA
- a CDS encoding TOMM precursor leader peptide-binding protein has protein sequence MRRAWRDLGTVQFGITRAHASVLGPLDPGSASLLRLLDGTRGLSLLYAEGARNGLSPADVNRLLDTLAGSGLLEDATGGGEAAREVRQDAELMDRLRPDLASLSLLDRCPAGAVEALAARTGARVLVRGAGRVGAAVAALLAAAGVGAVEVMDGGRVEPADVSPAGLPPNAVGTRRAEAARRLVSESAPGGRRRSRPEPVAGRLGEAPPPDLVVLAPRDAVSVHAPDPQLAEPLIAAGIPHLYAGVVETTGVVGPLVLPGRTACAGCLERHRVEREAGHARLLAQWRSGRTHRVEPLDLALATTVAALTASHALSLLDGHLPTTVGERWEASLPTLAWTRHHLPTHPHCPCGAGTADNWHPTPLATAPSTPRTSVTRPAVREPRQGPAPSVRVPGTITKGAITQQR, from the coding sequence TTGCGGCGGGCGTGGCGGGACCTGGGGACGGTGCAGTTCGGGATCACGCGGGCCCATGCCTCGGTCCTCGGGCCGCTCGACCCGGGCTCGGCGAGCCTGCTGAGGCTGCTCGACGGGACGCGGGGGTTGTCGCTGCTGTACGCGGAGGGCGCGCGGAACGGGCTCTCCCCGGCGGACGTGAACCGGCTCCTGGACACGCTGGCGGGCAGCGGGCTCCTGGAGGACGCGACGGGCGGGGGCGAGGCGGCGCGGGAGGTGCGGCAGGACGCGGAGCTGATGGACCGCTTGCGCCCCGATCTCGCCTCGCTCTCGCTGCTCGACCGGTGCCCGGCGGGCGCGGTGGAGGCCCTGGCGGCGCGGACGGGCGCGCGGGTCCTGGTGCGGGGTGCGGGGCGGGTCGGGGCCGCGGTCGCCGCCTTGCTCGCGGCGGCCGGTGTCGGCGCCGTGGAGGTGATGGACGGGGGCCGGGTGGAGCCGGCGGACGTGTCACCGGCCGGGTTGCCGCCGAACGCGGTCGGCACCCGGCGGGCGGAGGCCGCTCGGCGGCTCGTGAGCGAATCGGCCCCGGGAGGGCGGCGCCGCTCGCGGCCCGAGCCCGTGGCCGGGCGGCTGGGCGAGGCACCGCCGCCCGACCTCGTCGTCCTCGCTCCGCGCGACGCCGTGTCCGTGCACGCCCCCGACCCGCAGCTCGCCGAACCCCTGATCGCGGCAGGCATCCCGCACCTGTACGCGGGCGTCGTCGAGACGACCGGCGTCGTCGGCCCCCTCGTCCTCCCCGGCCGCACGGCCTGCGCGGGCTGCCTGGAACGCCATCGCGTCGAGCGTGAGGCGGGACACGCGCGCCTCCTCGCGCAATGGCGCTCCGGCCGCACGCACCGCGTCGAACCCCTTGACCTGGCCCTCGCGACCACCGTCGCGGCCCTCACCGCGAGCCACGCGCTGAGCCTCCTCGACGGCCACCTCCCGACCACCGTCGGCGAACGCTGGGAAGCCAGCCTGCCCACGCTGGCCTGGACCCGCCACCACCTGCCCACCCACCCCCACTGCCCCTGCGGAGCCGGCACGGCGGACAACTGGCACCCGACGCCCCTCGCCACCGCCCCCTCAACGCCCCGCACCTCGGTGACGAGGCCCGCGGTCCGGGAACCCCGGCAGGGCCCGGCGCCGAGCGTCAGGGTCCCGGGGACAATCACAAAGGGGGCGATCACGCAGCAGAGGTAA
- a CDS encoding WhiB family transcriptional regulator, with translation MQTTETHVPSVPPSPTSQPPGPPEDHTVTPLTPLTALDAAIEGLDTPVPCRAYDPEVFFAESPADVEYAKSLCRTCPLVEACLAGAKERREPWGVWGGELFVQGVVVARKRPRGRPRKNPVVA, from the coding sequence GTGCAGACGACCGAGACGCACGTCCCGTCAGTACCGCCGTCACCCACCAGCCAGCCGCCCGGCCCTCCGGAGGACCACACCGTGACCCCCCTCACCCCGCTCACCGCCCTCGACGCCGCCATCGAGGGTCTCGACACCCCCGTTCCCTGCCGCGCCTACGACCCCGAGGTCTTCTTCGCCGAGTCCCCGGCCGACGTGGAGTACGCCAAGTCGCTCTGCCGCACCTGCCCGCTCGTCGAGGCGTGCCTCGCCGGTGCCAAGGAGCGTCGCGAGCCGTGGGGCGTCTGGGGTGGCGAGCTGTTCGTCCAGGGCGTCGTCGTCGCCCGCAAGCGGCCTCGTGGCCGCCCGCGCAAGAACCCGGTCGTCGCATGA
- a CDS encoding ATP-dependent DNA helicase UvrD2, translated as MTAAPQDSLFPPVPESADAVLHGLDPEQREVALALTGPVCVLAGAGTGKTRALTHRIAYGVRTGRYKPGTVLAVTFTQRAAGEMRGRLRELGAHGVQARTFHSAALRQLQFFWPKVVQAEPPRLVERKIQLVVQAAEACGLRLDRAELREVTGDIEWAKATQTVPDDFAEAAAAAGRTTSREALETARVYAQYEALKRASGRIDFEDVLLLTIAILQDREDIAQQVRSQYRHFTVDEYQDVSPLQQRLLDLWLGERDDVCVVGDASQTIYSFTGATPEHLLGFPARHPGATVVRLVRDYRSTPQIVHLANNLLSHATGPAARQRLELVAQRPPGPVPESTEYADEVAEAEDVAHRIRALVAEGVPAAHIAVLFRTNGQSNLYEQALGDAGVPYRLRGAEAFFDRPEIRSALSAVRAAAHSGANDTALDLDAPLPAQLRRVLVSHRLWTAQPPAGSGAVRERWESLAALVRLAEELARARPGAALTDLAAELADRQANQHAPTVDGVTLASLHAAKGLEWDAVFLVGLAEGMLPITYAQTEEQVEEERRLFYVGITRARSRLHLSWSLSRTPGGWGGRKPSRFLDALRTPGSARPASDAPRLRTGRAPATHGERHTPDRGAGERPVPRRRAPARCRVCGRTLTEAGEMKLMRCETCPSDMDEGVYQRLRDWRGERAQDLGQPDFCLFTDKTLVAIAEAVPETEAELSRIPGVGARKFRRFGSEVLAICAGQECAPSAKAD; from the coding sequence GTGACAGCAGCACCGCAGGACTCCCTCTTCCCACCGGTACCGGAATCCGCCGACGCCGTGCTCCACGGACTCGACCCGGAGCAGCGCGAGGTGGCCCTCGCCCTCACCGGGCCCGTCTGCGTCCTCGCGGGCGCCGGTACGGGGAAGACGCGCGCCCTGACCCACCGCATCGCCTACGGCGTCCGCACCGGGCGCTACAAGCCGGGCACCGTGCTCGCCGTCACCTTCACCCAGCGCGCCGCCGGCGAGATGCGGGGCCGCCTGCGCGAACTCGGCGCGCACGGCGTCCAGGCCCGCACCTTCCACTCCGCCGCCCTGCGCCAGCTCCAGTTCTTCTGGCCGAAAGTCGTCCAGGCCGAGCCGCCCCGCCTCGTCGAGCGGAAGATCCAGCTCGTCGTCCAGGCCGCCGAGGCGTGCGGACTGCGCCTGGACCGCGCCGAGCTGCGCGAGGTCACCGGCGACATCGAGTGGGCCAAGGCCACCCAGACCGTCCCCGACGACTTCGCCGAGGCCGCCGCCGCCGCGGGCCGCACCACGAGCCGCGAGGCCCTGGAGACCGCCCGCGTCTACGCCCAGTACGAAGCGCTGAAACGCGCGAGCGGCCGCATCGACTTCGAGGACGTCCTGCTCCTCACCATCGCGATCCTCCAGGACCGCGAGGACATCGCCCAGCAGGTCCGCTCCCAGTACCGGCACTTCACCGTCGACGAGTACCAGGACGTCAGCCCGCTCCAGCAGCGCCTGCTCGACCTGTGGCTCGGCGAGCGCGACGACGTGTGCGTCGTCGGCGACGCGAGCCAGACCATCTACTCCTTCACCGGCGCGACCCCCGAGCACCTCCTCGGCTTCCCCGCCCGCCACCCCGGGGCCACCGTCGTCCGCCTCGTCCGCGACTACCGCTCCACGCCGCAGATCGTCCACCTCGCCAACAACCTCCTCTCGCACGCCACCGGCCCCGCCGCCCGCCAGCGCCTCGAACTCGTCGCCCAGCGCCCCCCGGGCCCCGTGCCCGAGTCCACCGAGTACGCCGACGAGGTCGCCGAGGCCGAGGACGTCGCCCACCGCATCCGCGCCCTCGTCGCCGAGGGCGTCCCCGCCGCGCACATCGCCGTCCTGTTCCGTACGAACGGCCAGAGCAACCTCTACGAGCAGGCGCTCGGCGACGCGGGCGTCCCCTACCGGCTGCGCGGCGCCGAGGCGTTCTTCGACCGGCCCGAGATCCGCTCCGCCCTCAGCGCGGTCCGCGCAGCGGCACACAGCGGCGCCAACGACACCGCACTCGACCTCGACGCCCCCCTGCCCGCACAACTGCGCCGCGTCCTCGTCTCGCACCGCCTGTGGACCGCACAGCCCCCCGCAGGGTCCGGCGCCGTCCGCGAGCGCTGGGAGTCCCTCGCCGCGCTCGTCCGCCTCGCCGAGGAACTCGCCCGCGCCCGCCCCGGCGCAGCCCTCACCGACCTCGCCGCCGAACTCGCCGACCGCCAGGCCAACCAGCACGCCCCGACCGTCGACGGCGTCACCCTCGCCTCCCTCCACGCCGCCAAGGGCCTCGAATGGGACGCCGTCTTCCTCGTCGGCCTCGCCGAGGGCATGCTCCCCATCACCTACGCGCAGACCGAGGAACAGGTCGAGGAGGAACGCCGGCTCTTCTACGTGGGCATCACCCGCGCCCGCAGCCGCCTCCACCTCTCCTGGTCCCTCTCCCGCACCCCGGGCGGCTGGGGAGGCCGCAAACCCAGCCGCTTCCTCGACGCCCTCCGCACCCCGGGCAGCGCCCGCCCGGCCTCCGACGCCCCCCGGCTCCGCACCGGCCGCGCCCCGGCCACGCACGGCGAACGGCACACGCCCGACCGGGGGGCGGGCGAACGCCCCGTGCCGCGCAGACGCGCCCCGGCCCGCTGCCGGGTCTGCGGCCGGACCCTCACCGAGGCCGGCGAGATGAAGCTCATGCGCTGCGAGACATGCCCCTCCGACATGGACGAGGGCGTCTACCAGCGGCTCCGCGACTGGCGCGGCGAGCGCGCCCAGGACCTCGGCCAGCCCGATTTCTGCCTCTTCACCGACAAGACCCTCGTCGCCATCGCCGAGGCCGTCCCGGAGACCGAGGCCGAGCTCTCCCGCATCCCCGGCGTCGGCGCGCGGAAGTTCCGCCGCTTCGGCTCCGAAGTCCTCGCGATCTGCGCAGGTCAGGAGTGCGCCCCCAGCGCAAAGGCGGACTGA
- a CDS encoding SDR family oxidoreductase — MRILVVGGSGFVGSVLVRHAVAEGYETHATYRSGRPPAAPGVVAHALDLRDGAAIGRLIDATAPHVVVNTSSGGADWSVTAEGAGRLAQAVARHGARLVHVSSDAVFSGALPAYEECHAPDPVTPYGAAKAAAETAVRLVAPRAVVARTSLVIGDAGHPSEHERLVRALVAGRPGALWTDDVRCPVHVADLAAALCELAVGEAAGVVHVGGAQALSRYELGTRLAVRDGLDVGALRSGTRPSGPSVIRLVAGPQTRRAVRTRLRGADEFLSSGHAHAAGSGNSRHRQE; from the coding sequence ATGCGCATCCTCGTCGTCGGTGGCAGCGGTTTCGTCGGCTCCGTCCTCGTGCGCCACGCCGTCGCCGAGGGGTACGAGACGCACGCGACGTACCGCAGCGGTCGGCCGCCCGCCGCACCCGGCGTCGTCGCGCACGCGCTCGACCTGCGCGACGGCGCGGCGATCGGTCGGCTCATCGACGCGACCGCGCCGCACGTCGTCGTCAACACGAGCAGTGGCGGCGCCGACTGGTCCGTCACCGCCGAGGGCGCGGGGCGGCTGGCGCAGGCGGTGGCGCGCCACGGCGCCCGCCTCGTCCACGTCTCCAGCGACGCGGTCTTCTCCGGTGCGCTTCCGGCGTACGAGGAGTGCCATGCGCCCGATCCGGTGACGCCGTACGGCGCGGCGAAGGCCGCTGCGGAAACGGCGGTGCGACTCGTCGCGCCGCGCGCCGTCGTGGCCCGTACGTCACTCGTCATCGGCGACGCGGGCCACCCTTCGGAGCACGAGCGTCTGGTGCGCGCGCTCGTCGCGGGACGGCCGGGCGCGCTGTGGACGGACGACGTGCGGTGCCCGGTGCACGTCGCCGACCTGGCGGCGGCGCTGTGCGAACTCGCCGTCGGCGAGGCGGCGGGGGTCGTCCACGTGGGCGGTGCGCAGGCGCTGAGCCGGTACGAGCTGGGGACTCGTCTCGCGGTACGGGACGGGCTCGACGTCGGCGCCCTGCGGTCCGGGACGCGCCCCTCCGGGCCCTCGGTGATCCGTCTCGTCGCGGGTCCGCAGACGCGGCGGGCGGTACGGACGCGGCTGCGTGGGGCGGATGAGTTCCTGTCAAGCGGCCACGCCCACGCGGCGGGAAGCGGGAATTCGCGTCACCGCCAGGAGTGA